The Oncorhynchus tshawytscha isolate Ot180627B linkage group LG18, Otsh_v2.0, whole genome shotgun sequence genome has a window encoding:
- the LOC121839921 gene encoding zinc finger protein 239-like: protein MLAPSSGCVKDKPGTSDEPTVASLCRSPTVPDPPFVAAGIGREPSDLLFEDWPGPGRKERFALVEEKEEEDVTVKIEVESEEEGAITVILKEEEEEEERGERLDYRGSYGEPQQHHDADDAEKSLSRSEHLKEHQRKPTGKKPHCCSDCGKSYSRSDSLKVHQRIHTGEKSYNCDQCGKRCSSSSELTIHQRIHTGEKPYSCSQCGMSFSRSYSLKSHLRIHTGEKPYGCDQCGKSFATSANLTAHKRIHTGEKPYHCSDCGMSFITSRELLLHQRTHTGEQPYSCDQCGKSFTQSNNLISHQRTHTGQKPYTCDRCGKSFTQSGHLKSHQRTHTGEKPYSCDQCGKRYSDLRDLNKHNNIHPDCGMTANTSPG, encoded by the exons ATGTTGGCTCCCTCTTCTGGTTGCGTGAAGGATAAACCCGGGACTTCTGATGAGCCCACTGTGGCCTCATTGTGCCGGTCCCCTACTGTCCCAGACCCTCCATTTGTGGCAGCCGGAATTGGGCGAGAGCCCTCCGACCTGTTGTTTGAGGACTGGCCTGGCCCTGGACGAAAGGAACGATTTGCCTTGGTTG aggagaaagaagaggaggatgtcaCAGTAAAAATAGAagtagagagtgaggaggagggagcgATAACTGTCATAttgaaagaggaggaagaagaggaggagagag gagagagacttgACTATCGTGGATCTtatggggagcctcaacaacatcatgatgctgacgatgcagagaagagtctctccagatcagaacacctcaaGGAACACCAGCGGAAACCCACGGGGAAGAAacctcactgctgctctgactgtgggaagagttactCAAGATCTGATTCACTAAAAGTACACCAgagaattcacacaggagagaaatcttacaACTGTGATCAATGTGGAAAGAGATGCTCTTCTTCATCAGAACTTACAATACACCAGAGAATccatacaggagagaaaccttatagctgctctcagtgtggaaTGAGTTTCTCTCGATCATATTCATTGAAATCACACCTAagaattcacacaggagagaaaccatatggctgtgatcaatgtgggaaaagTTTTGCTACCTCAGCTAACCTGACTGCACacaagagaatacacacaggagagaagccttaccactgctctgacTGCGGAATGAGCTTTATCACTTCAAGGGAACTACTcctacaccagagaacacacacaggagagcaaccttatagctgtgatcaatgtggaaagagttttactcagtcaaacaacctgatatcacaccagagaacacacacaggacagaagcCCTATACCTGTGATCGGTGTGGGAAAAGCTTTACTCAGTCAGGTCACCTGAAATCACACCAGAGaacccacacaggagagaagccttatagctgtgatcagtgtgggaagagataTTCTGATTTAAGAGATCTGAATAAACATAATAACATACATCCAGATTGTGGAATGACTGCCAACACCAGTCCTGGGTAG